A genomic stretch from Asterias rubens chromosome 7, eAstRub1.3, whole genome shotgun sequence includes:
- the LOC117292432 gene encoding fibrinogen-like protein A has product MWVSVCVACFVAMIHVALLLSGQVECLDSQCDGYHHQMFSAENRALKHSTFMKKTVSNHVICGRDCYIDKNCKSFNFDKCNKLCELNNGTRALHPEDFLEDQGSVYFDTDEDTVLFSLPDSSLHHYKSCKEMLEACYSRSDVYVIYTEGLFDGLEVFCDMETDGGGWIVFQRRQDGSVDFYRTWAEYKSGFGNLSGEFWLGNDNLMTLTSDDSQGPWELRVDLYDNNETAFAKYEDFKIVGANYTLEFGAYDASSTAGDSLDWYNGLPFSTEDNDNDEWEYNMAARHEGAWWFSASLLSHLNGKYYPTGPHEYDNGIQWHTWRFQYSLSKCSMKIR; this is encoded by the coding sequence ATGTGGGTTTCAGTTTGTGTTGCCTGTTTCGTGGCgatgatacatgtagctcttctGTTGAGTGGCCAGGTGGAATGCCTTGACAGTCAATGTGATGGATATCATCATCAAATGTTCAGCGCAGAAAACAGAGCTCTGAAACACTCCACATTCATGAAGAAAACTGTATCAAATCATGTCATATGTGGACGAGACTGCTACATTGATAAGAACTGTAAGTCTTTCAACTTCGACAAATGCAATAAACTGTGTGAGTTAAACAACGGTACGAGAGCTCTGCATCCTGAAGATTTCCTTGAAGATCAAGGGAGTGTTTACTTTGATACAGATGAGGACACAGTTCTCTTCTCTTTGCCAGATAGTTCTCTTCATCACTACAAAAGTTGTAAGGAGATGTTAGAGGCATGTTACTCCAGGAGCGATGTATACGTAATCTACACAGAAGGGTTATTTGATGGTCTGGAAGTCTTCTGTGACATGGAGACTGATGGAGGGGGATGGATTGTGTTTCAGAGACGGCAGGACGGCAGTGTGGACTTCTACCGCACCTGGGCTGAGTACAAGTCTGGCTTCGGTAATCTTTCTGGTGAGTTCTGGCTGGGTAATGATAACTTAATGACTTTAACGTCTGATGACTCACAGGGACCATGGGAGCTTAGGGTGGATCTTTACGACAATAACGAAACGGCATTTGCGAAGTATGAAGATTTCAAGATTGTTGGTGCAAACTACACTCTTGAGTTTGGTGCATACGATGCAAGCAGTACTGCTGGTGACTCTCTTGATTGGTACAACGGACTGCCCTTTTCCACGGAGGATAATGACAATGATGAGTGGGAATATAACATGGCTGCACGTCATGAAGGAGCCTGGTGGTTTTCTGCAAGTCTTCTATCTCACTTAAATGGTAAATATTACCCAACTGGTCCTCATGAATATGATAACGGTATCCAGTGGCATACTTGGCGATTTCAATATTCACTCTCAAAATGCAGCATGAAAATCCGTTAA
- the LOC117292433 gene encoding ficolin-2-like, whose translation MGVSQCVACLAIVHVALLLSGQVECLDSQCGGFHHQMFSAENRALKHSTFIKKTVSNHVICGRDCYIDKNCKSFNFNKCNELCELNNGTRALHPEDVLEDQGSVYFDTDEDTVLFSLPDSSVHHYTSCKELLEAGYSKSDVYVIYPEWLSDGLEVYCDTETDGGGWIVFQRRQDGSVDFYRTWAEYKSGFGNLSGEFWLGNDNLMTLTSDESQGPWEVRVDLYDNNEMAFAKYEDFKIVGEKYTLEFGAYDASSTAGDSLYWNNGMPFSTEDNDNDKWDGDMAELHEGAWWFPASVSSHLNGKYYPTGPNIYGNGIQWYSWRNEYYTFSKCSMKIRHIYG comes from the coding sequence ATGGGTGTTTCGCAGTGTGTTGCCTGTTTGGcgattgtacatgtagctcttctGTTGAGTGGCCAGGTGGAATGCCTCGACAGTCAATGTGGCGGATTTCATCATCAAATGTTCAGTGCAGAAAACAGAGCTCTGAAACACTCcacattcattaaaaaaactgtaTCCAATCATGTCATATGTGGACGGGACTGCTACATTGATAAGAACTGTAAGTCTTTCAACTTCAACAAATGCAATGAACTGTGTGAGTTAAACAACGGTACAAGAGCTCTGCATCCTGAAGATGTCCTTGAAGATCAAGGGAGTGTTTACTTTGATACAGATGAGGACACAGTTCTGTTCTCTTTGCCAGATAGTTCTGTTCATCACTACACAAGTTGTAAGGAGTTATTAGAGGCAGGTTACTCCAAGAGCGATGTATACGTAATCTACCCAGAATGGTTGTCTGATGGTCTGGAAGTCTACTGTGACACGGAGACTGATGGAGGAGGATGGATTGTATTTCAGAGACGGCAGGACGGCAGTGTGGACTTCTACCGCACCTGGGCTGAGTACAAGTCTGGCTTTGGTAATCTTTCTGGTGAGTTCTGGCTGGGTAATGATAACTTGATGACTTTAACGTCTGATGAATCACAGGGACCATGGGAGGTTAGAGTGGATCTTTACGACAATAATGAAATGGCATTTGCGAAGTATGAAGATTTCAAGATTGTTGGTGAAAAGTACACCCTTGAGTTTGGCGCATACGATGCAAGCAGTACTGCTGGTGACTCTCTTTATTGGAACAACGGGATGCCCTTTTCCACGGAGGATAATGACAATGATAAGTGGGACGGTGACATGGCTGAACTTCATGAAGGAGCCTGGTGGTTTCCTGCAAGTGTTTCATCCCACTTAAATGGTAAATATTACCCAACTGGGCCTAATATATACGGTAACGGGATCCAGTGGTATAGTTGGCGAAATGAGTATTatactttctcaaaatgtagCATGAAAATACGTCACATTTACGGCTGA
- the LOC117292436 gene encoding ficolin-2-like, which yields MKLEDGWVCDSSVHHYKSCKELLEAGHSKSNVYVFYPDGLSDGLEVFCDMETDGGGWIVFQRRQDGSVDFYRTWAEYKSGFGDLSGEFWLGDDNVMTLTSDDSQGPWKLRVDLYDHNEMAFAKYEDFKIVGAKYTLEFGAYDASSTAGDSLDENNGMPFSTMNNDNDKWDGNMAASHEGACWFPESLASHLNGKYYPTGPNSYGNGIQWISWRYGYSLSKCSMKIR from the exons ATGAAGTTGGAAGATGGATGGGTCTGTG ATAGTTCTGTTCATCACTACAAAAGTTGTAAGGAGTTGTTAGAGGCAGGTCACTCCAAGAGCAATGTATACGTATTCTACCCAGACGGGTTATCTGATGGTCTGGAAGTCTTCTGTGACATGGAGACTGATGGAGGGGGATGGATTGTATTTCAGAGACGGCAGGACGGCAGTGTGGACTTCTACCGCACCTGGGCTGAGTACAAGTCTGGCTTTGGTGATCTTTCTGGTGAGTTCTGGCTTGGTGATGATAACGTGATGACTTTAACGTCTGATGACTCACAGGGACCGTGGAAGCTTCGGGTGGATCTTTACGACCATAATGAAATGGCATTTGCGAAGTATGAAGATTTCAAGATTGTTGGTGCAAAGTACACCCTTGAGTTTGGCGCATACGATGCAAGCAGTACTGCTGGTGACTCTCTTGATGAGAACAACGGAATGCCCTTTTCTACGATGAATAATGACAATGATAAGTGGGACGGTAACATGGCTGCAAGTCATGAAGGAGCCTGTTGGTTTCCCGAAAGTCTCGCATCTCACTTAAATGGTAAATATTACCCAACTGGTCCTAATTCTTACGGCAACGGCATTCAATGGATTAGTTGGCGATATGGATATTCTCTCTCAAAATGCAGCATGAAAATCCGTTAA
- the LOC117292949 gene encoding microfibril-associated glycoprotein 4-like yields MVKKMGVSQCVACLAMIHVALLLSGQVECLDSQCGGYHHQMFSAENRALKHSTFMKKTVSNHVICGRDCYIDKNCKSFNFDKCNKLCELNNGTRALHPEDFLEDQGSVYFDTDEDTVLFSLPDSSLHHYKSCKEMLEACYSRSDVYVIYPEGLSDGLEVFCDMETDGGGWIVFQRRQDGSVDFYRTWAEYKAGFGNLSGEFWLGNDNLMTLTSDDSQGPWELRVDLYDNNETAFAKYEDFKIVGANYTLEFGAYDASSTAGDSLDENNGMPFSTMNNDNDKWEDNMAARHEGAWWFPESLASHLNGKYYPTGPNLYANGIQWISWRYDYSLSKCSMKIR; encoded by the coding sequence ATGGTAAAAAAGATGGGTGTTTCGCAGTGTGTTGCCTGTTTGGCgatgatacatgtagctcttctGTTGAGTGGCCAGGTGGAATGCCTTGACAGTCAATGTGGTGGATATCATCATCAAATGTTCAGTGCAGAAAACAGAGCTCTGAAACACTCCACATTCATGAAGAAAACTGTATCAAATCATGTCATATGTGGACGAGACTGCTACATTGATAAGAACTGTAAGTCTTTCAACTTCGACAAATGCAATAAACTGTGTGAGTTAAACAACGGTACGAGAGCTCTGCATCCTGAAGATTTCCTTGAAGATCAAGGGAGTGTTTACTTTGATACAGATGAGGACACAGTTCTCTTCTCTTTGCCAGATAGTTCTCTTCATCACTACAAAAGTTGTAAGGAGATGTTAGAGGCATGTTACTCCAGGAGCGATGTATACGTAATCTACCCAGAAGGGTTATCTGATGGTCTGGAAGTCTTCTGTGACATGGAGACTGATGGAGGGGGATGGATTGTGTTTCAGAGACGGCAGGACGGCAGTGTGGACTTCTACCGCACCTGGGCTGAGTACAAGGCTGGCTTTGGTAATCTTTCTGGTGAGTTCTGGCTGGGTAATGATAACTTGATGACTTTAACGTCTGATGACTCACAGGGACCATGGGAGCTTAGGGTGGATCTTTACGACAATAACGAAACGGCATTTGCGAAGTATGAAGATTTCAAGATTGTTGGTGCAAACTACACTCTTGAGTTTGGTGCATACGATGCAAGCAGTACTGCTGGTGACTCTCTTGATGAGAACAACGGAATGCCCTTTTCTACGATGAATAATGACAATGATAAGTGGGAAGATAACATGGCTGCACGTCATGAAGGAGCCTGGTGGTTTCCCGAAAGTCTCGCATCTCACTTAAATGGTAAATATTACCCAACTGGGCCTAATTTATACGCCAACGGCATTCAATGGATTAGTTGGCGATATGATTATTCTCTCTCAAAATGCAGCATGAAAATCCGTTAA